One genomic window of Mus musculus strain C57BL/6J chromosome 4, GRCm38.p6 C57BL/6J includes the following:
- the Ncbp1 gene encoding nuclear cap-binding protein subunit 1, translated as MSRRRHSYENDGGQPHKRRKTSDANETEDHLESLICKVGEKSACSLESNLEGLAGVLEADLPNYKSKILRLLCTVARLLPEKLTIYTTLVGLLNARNYNFGGEFVEAMIRQLKESLKANNYNEAVYLVRFLSDLVNCHVIAAPSMVAMFENFVSVTQEEDVPQVRRDWYVYAFLSSLPWVGKELYEKKDAEMDRIFSTTESYLKRRQKTHVPMLQVWTADKPHPQEEYLDCLWAQIQKLKKDRWQERHILRPYLAFDSILCEALQHNLPPFTPPPHTEDSVYPMPRVIFRMFDYTDDPEGPVMPGSHSVERFVIEENLHCIIKSYWKERKTCAAQLVSYPGKNKIPLNYHIVEVIFAELFQLPAPPHIDVMYTTLLIELCKLQPGSLPQVLAQATEMLYMRLDTMSTTCVDRFINWFSHHLSNFQFRWSWEDWSDCLTQDLESPKPKFVREVLEKCMRLSYHQHILDIVPPTFSALCPANPTCIYKYGDESSNSLPGHSVALCLSVAFKSKATNDEIFSILKDVPNPNQVDDDDEGFRFNPLKIEVFVQTLLHLAAKSFSHSFSALAKFHEVFKTLAESDKGKLHVLRVMFEVWRNHPQMIAVLVDKMIRTQIVDCAAVANWIFSSELSRDFTRLFVWEILHSTIRKMNKHVLKIQKELEEAKEKLARQHKRRSDDDDRSSDRKDGALEEQIERLQEKVEAAQSEQKNLFLVIFQRFIMILTEHLVRCETDGTSILTPWYKNCIERLQQIFLQHHQTIQQYMVTLENLLFTAELDPHILAVFQQFCALQA; from the exons AGTGCCTGTTCTTTAGAGAGCAATCTCGAAGGCCTGGCTGGTGTTTTAGAAGCTGATCTTCCTAACTACAAGAGCAAGATCTTAAGGCTCCTTTGTacagt TGCACGTCTGTTACCTGAGAAGCTAACAATTTACACAACATTAGTTGGACTGCTGAATGCCAGGAATTACAACTTTGGAGGAGAATTTGTAGAAGCTATGATTCGTCAACTTAAAGAATCACTAAAAGCAAATAACTATAATGAAGCTGTATATTTG GTCCGTTTTCTGTCTGATCTTGTGAATTGTCATGTGATCGCTGCCCCGTCTATGGTTGCTATGTTTGAGAATTTTGTAAGTGTAACTCAGGAAGAAGATGTGCCTCAA GTGCGACGGGATTGGTATGTGTATGCGTTTCTGTCATCCTTGCCCTGGGTTGGAAAGGAGTTGTATGAAAAAAAAGATGCAGAAATGGACCGAATCTTCTCCACCACTGAAAGCTATCTCAA AAGACGCCAGAAGACTCACGTGCCCATGTTACAAGTCTGGACTGCCGACAAACCACATCCACAGGAAGAG TATTTAGATTGCCTGTGGGCCCAGATTCAGAAATTGAAAAAAGACCGGTGGCAGGAGAGGCACATCCTAAGACCCTACCTTGCCTTTGACAGCATCCTCTGTGAAGCTCTGCAGCACAACCTGCCTCCTTTCACACCGCCGCCCCACACAGAGGACTCCGTGTACCCGATGCCCAGGGTCATCTTCAGGATGTTTGACTACACAGACGACCCAGAA GGCCCTGTTATGCCAGGGAGCCATTCGGTGGAGAGGTTTGTCATCGAGGAGAATCTTCACTGCATCATCAAGTCCtactggaaggaaaggaagacttG CGCTGCCCAGCTGGTGAGCTATCCAGGGAAGAACAAGATCCCCTTGAACTACCACATAGTGGAG GTGATCTTTGCAGAGCTGTTTCAGCTTCCAGCGCCTCCTCACATTGACGTGATGTACACTACACTGCTAATCGAACTGTGCAAACTTCAGCCGGGCTCGCTGCCCCAAGTG CTTGCGCAGGCGACTGAGATGCTGTACATGCGTCTGGACACGATGAGTACCACGTGTGTTGACAG GTTTATTAATTGGTTTTCTCATCATCTAAGTAATTTTCAATTCCGTTGGAGCTGGGAAGATTG GTCAGATTGTCTTACTCAGGATCTTGAAAGTCCCAAACCAAAGTTTGTAAGGGAAGTTCTAGAGAAGTGCATGAG GTTGTCTTACCATCAACATATATTAGATATTGTTCCTCCCACCTTCTCAGCTCTGTGTCCTGCAAACCCAACCTGCATTTACAAGTATGGAGATGAAAGTAGCA ATTCTCTTCCTGGACATTCCGTGGCACTCTGTTTATCTGTTGCTTTTAAAAGTAAGGCAACCAACGATGAGATCTTCAGCATTCTGAAGGACGTACCAAACCCTAACCAggttgatgatgatg atgaAGGGTTCAGATTTAACCCTTTGAAAATAGAGGTCTTTGTCCAGACTCTGCTGCACTTAGCTGCCAAGTCCTTCAGTCACTCCTTCAGTGCTCTTGCAAA GTTTCATGAAGTCTTCAAAACTCTGGCGGAGAGTGATAAGGGGAAGCTGCACGTGCTGAGAGTCATGTTTGAAGTGTGGAGGAACCATCCACAG ATGATTGCTGTGCTGGTTGATAAGATGATTCGTACGCAGATTGTCGACTGTGCAGCAGTAGCAAACTGGATCTTCTCATCGGAGCTGTCTCGGGACTTTACGAG GTTGTTTGTGTGGGAAATTTTGCACTCTACAATTCGTAAGATGAACAAACATGttctgaagatccagaaagagcTAGAAGAAGCTAAAGAGAAACTGGCGAGGCAGCACAAACGA CGCAGTGATGACGACGACAGGAGCAGTGACAGGAAGGACGGTGCCCTGGAGGAGCAAATAGAAAGGCTGCAGGAGAAGGTGGAGGCTGCTCAGAGTGAGCAGAAGAACCTCTTCCTCGTCATCTTCCAG CGTTTCATCATGATCTTGACCGAGCACTTGGTACGATGTGAAACGGATGGGACCAGTATATTGACCCCGTGGTATAAGAACTGCATAGAGAGGCTGCAGCAGATCTTCCTACAG CATCACCAGACCATCCAGCAGTACATGGTGACCCTGGAGAACCTGCTCTTCACGGCCGAGTTAGACCCTCACATCCTGGCTGTGTTCCAGCAATTCTGTGCTCTGCAGGCCTAA
- the Ncbp1 gene encoding nuclear cap-binding protein subunit 1 isoform X1: MIRQLKESLKANNYNEAVYLVRFLSDLVNCHVIAAPSMVAMFENFVSVTQEEDVPQVRRDWYVYAFLSSLPWVGKELYEKKDAEMDRIFSTTESYLKRRQKTHVPMLQVWTADKPHPQEEYLDCLWAQIQKLKKDRWQERHILRPYLAFDSILCEALQHNLPPFTPPPHTEDSVYPMPRVIFRMFDYTDDPEGPVMPGSHSVERFVIEENLHCIIKSYWKERKTCAAQLVSYPGKNKIPLNYHIVEVIFAELFQLPAPPHIDVMYTTLLIELCKLQPGSLPQVLAQATEMLYMRLDTMSTTCVDRFINWFSHHLSNFQFRWSWEDWSDCLTQDLESPKPKFVREVLEKCMRLSYHQHILDIVPPTFSALCPANPTCIYKYGDESSNSLPGHSVALCLSVAFKSKATNDEIFSILKDVPNPNQVDDDDEGFRFNPLKIEVFVQTLLHLAAKSFSHSFSALAKFHEVFKTLAESDKGKLHVLRVMFEVWRNHPQMIAVLVDKMIRTQIVDCAAVANWIFSSELSRDFTRLFVWEILHSTIRKMNKHVLKIQKELEEAKEKLARQHKRRSDDDDRSSDRKDGALEEQIERLQEKVEAAQSEQKNLFLVIFQRFIMILTEHLVRCETDGTSILTPWYKNCIERLQQIFLQHHQTIQQYMVTLENLLFTAELDPHILAVFQQFCALQA, translated from the exons ATGATTCGTCAACTTAAAGAATCACTAAAAGCAAATAACTATAATGAAGCTGTATATTTG GTCCGTTTTCTGTCTGATCTTGTGAATTGTCATGTGATCGCTGCCCCGTCTATGGTTGCTATGTTTGAGAATTTTGTAAGTGTAACTCAGGAAGAAGATGTGCCTCAA GTGCGACGGGATTGGTATGTGTATGCGTTTCTGTCATCCTTGCCCTGGGTTGGAAAGGAGTTGTATGAAAAAAAAGATGCAGAAATGGACCGAATCTTCTCCACCACTGAAAGCTATCTCAA AAGACGCCAGAAGACTCACGTGCCCATGTTACAAGTCTGGACTGCCGACAAACCACATCCACAGGAAGAG TATTTAGATTGCCTGTGGGCCCAGATTCAGAAATTGAAAAAAGACCGGTGGCAGGAGAGGCACATCCTAAGACCCTACCTTGCCTTTGACAGCATCCTCTGTGAAGCTCTGCAGCACAACCTGCCTCCTTTCACACCGCCGCCCCACACAGAGGACTCCGTGTACCCGATGCCCAGGGTCATCTTCAGGATGTTTGACTACACAGACGACCCAGAA GGCCCTGTTATGCCAGGGAGCCATTCGGTGGAGAGGTTTGTCATCGAGGAGAATCTTCACTGCATCATCAAGTCCtactggaaggaaaggaagacttG CGCTGCCCAGCTGGTGAGCTATCCAGGGAAGAACAAGATCCCCTTGAACTACCACATAGTGGAG GTGATCTTTGCAGAGCTGTTTCAGCTTCCAGCGCCTCCTCACATTGACGTGATGTACACTACACTGCTAATCGAACTGTGCAAACTTCAGCCGGGCTCGCTGCCCCAAGTG CTTGCGCAGGCGACTGAGATGCTGTACATGCGTCTGGACACGATGAGTACCACGTGTGTTGACAG GTTTATTAATTGGTTTTCTCATCATCTAAGTAATTTTCAATTCCGTTGGAGCTGGGAAGATTG GTCAGATTGTCTTACTCAGGATCTTGAAAGTCCCAAACCAAAGTTTGTAAGGGAAGTTCTAGAGAAGTGCATGAG GTTGTCTTACCATCAACATATATTAGATATTGTTCCTCCCACCTTCTCAGCTCTGTGTCCTGCAAACCCAACCTGCATTTACAAGTATGGAGATGAAAGTAGCA ATTCTCTTCCTGGACATTCCGTGGCACTCTGTTTATCTGTTGCTTTTAAAAGTAAGGCAACCAACGATGAGATCTTCAGCATTCTGAAGGACGTACCAAACCCTAACCAggttgatgatgatg atgaAGGGTTCAGATTTAACCCTTTGAAAATAGAGGTCTTTGTCCAGACTCTGCTGCACTTAGCTGCCAAGTCCTTCAGTCACTCCTTCAGTGCTCTTGCAAA GTTTCATGAAGTCTTCAAAACTCTGGCGGAGAGTGATAAGGGGAAGCTGCACGTGCTGAGAGTCATGTTTGAAGTGTGGAGGAACCATCCACAG ATGATTGCTGTGCTGGTTGATAAGATGATTCGTACGCAGATTGTCGACTGTGCAGCAGTAGCAAACTGGATCTTCTCATCGGAGCTGTCTCGGGACTTTACGAG GTTGTTTGTGTGGGAAATTTTGCACTCTACAATTCGTAAGATGAACAAACATGttctgaagatccagaaagagcTAGAAGAAGCTAAAGAGAAACTGGCGAGGCAGCACAAACGA CGCAGTGATGACGACGACAGGAGCAGTGACAGGAAGGACGGTGCCCTGGAGGAGCAAATAGAAAGGCTGCAGGAGAAGGTGGAGGCTGCTCAGAGTGAGCAGAAGAACCTCTTCCTCGTCATCTTCCAG CGTTTCATCATGATCTTGACCGAGCACTTGGTACGATGTGAAACGGATGGGACCAGTATATTGACCCCGTGGTATAAGAACTGCATAGAGAGGCTGCAGCAGATCTTCCTACAG CATCACCAGACCATCCAGCAGTACATGGTGACCCTGGAGAACCTGCTCTTCACGGCCGAGTTAGACCCTCACATCCTGGCTGTGTTCCAGCAATTCTGTGCTCTGCAGGCCTAA